The sequence TGCTTTAAATAGGCAACATAAGCTGGAAATTGAGCCAGGCTACGTTTTTTATGCGGGAATGCCTTACTTAAAGAAATTTCACTGGATAGCGCAGCTATTGCTTGCGGTACTGATATTAATAAAACCACGTTAGGCAGCATTGCTATAAGCAAATTACCTATCAATAAGAAACTACCAATAACTGCATAAATAAGTTTGAGTCTCATACAGATAATCCTCAAAAATTTTTAAGTCAGTATTATCTTATTTTTGCTCTGCCAGTAGTTGAGTTTCCAATTTATCAATCAGGTAGCAATAATTTTCCATTATACTTTCAACCGGAGGAGGAAACTGGAGATAATAACCAACCTCAATGAGCTCCCTTTTAACTTTATCAATATCAGCATTGGCTAATTTTTTTCGTTTCGTCAAACAGAGGGCCATGACAAATCGCGGAGTACCAAATTGCTGTAATAATGGTTTAGGAACTCGTGAAAAATTATCTTTTTTTTCTACATAAAGATAAGTTTGTTCTCTTTTTGCACTACAATAAACTACACAAAACATTCAATTTAGCTCTTTTTTATTAACATGTTTGACTTGCCTGACTAACTAAGTAACTATAACATAATATTGTGTTTCCTAATATCATCATCCAAAATTCCACTATGGGTCAGTTCAATATGCTGAGTCGAATGCAGATGGCACAATCATCAATCGAACTAAAAGGCAGTAGCTTCACTCTAACCGTTCTTCATATTCATAATGAAGATCCGCAAGCTATTAAAAAAGCAATTCAGGAAAAAATTGACCAAGCGCCTGAGTTTTTGAAAAATGCCCCTGTTGTTTTCAATGTCACTGGTCTATTAGATGCAAATACAATTTTATCTTGCTATAAAATTATTAGTGAGGCAGGTTTAAAGATAGTCGGTGTCAGTGGATGTACCAATACCAAATTGCGCCAAGCTATTACTGATATTGGTCTACCTTTACTTAGTGAAGGTCAAAATCAAAAAACACAAAATAAAAAAACTGCCAATATAGCTGCCACTGAACATGGCAAGACCCGTATTATTACCACCCACGTTCGTTCAGGGCAACGCATATATGCGGCTAATTGTGATTTGATTGTTAACGCTAATGTTAGTGCTGGTGCTGAATTGATCGCTGATGGCAATATACATATTTATGGAATGATGCGCGGTAGAGTACTTGCCGGCGCATCTGGCGATAATAATTGTCAAATTTACTGTACCCACTTACAAGCTGAACTAGTATCTATTGCTGGCCAATTTTGGTTAAGTGAACAAATTCCTGCTGATTTTATCGGGAAAGCAGCTAGACTTTGTTTGGTAAATAATGAATTGACGATTGATAATATCATTTAGACCTTATTACAGGAATGACTCCATGGCACGCATTATTGTTGTAACCTCGGGTAAAGGTGGCGTAGGTAAAACCACATCCAGCGCAGCCATTGCTACCGGTCTGGCCCAAAGAGGAAAAAAAACCGTTGTGATCGATTTTGATATTGGTCTACGTAACCTCGATTTAATTATGGGATGCGAACGCCGGGTAGTGTATGATTTTGTAAATGTGATCCAAGGTGATGCCACGCTCAATCAAGCACTTATTAAAGATAAAAGGACTGAAAATCTTCATATACTTCCAGCTTCACAAACGCGTGATAAAGATGCATTAACACGCGAAGGCGTCGAAAAAGTGCTAAATGGACTGAAAAAATTAGATTTCGAATTCATTATCTGCGATTCGCCCGCAGGCATCGAAAGTGGTGCATTGATGGCACTTTACTTCGCCGATGAAGCAATTATTACCACCAACCCTGAAGTCTCTTCTGTACGTGATTCAGATCGCATTCTTGGTATTATCGCTTCTAAATCACGCCGTGCAGAAC is a genomic window of Arsenophonus apicola containing:
- a CDS encoding YcgL domain-containing protein; this translates as MFCVVYCSAKREQTYLYVEKKDNFSRVPKPLLQQFGTPRFVMALCLTKRKKLANADIDKVKRELIEVGYYLQFPPPVESIMENYCYLIDKLETQLLAEQK
- the minC gene encoding septum site-determining protein MinC, whose amino-acid sequence is MAQSSIELKGSSFTLTVLHIHNEDPQAIKKAIQEKIDQAPEFLKNAPVVFNVTGLLDANTILSCYKIISEAGLKIVGVSGCTNTKLRQAITDIGLPLLSEGQNQKTQNKKTANIAATEHGKTRIITTHVRSGQRIYAANCDLIVNANVSAGAELIADGNIHIYGMMRGRVLAGASGDNNCQIYCTHLQAELVSIAGQFWLSEQIPADFIGKAARLCLVNNELTIDNII
- the minD gene encoding septum site-determining protein MinD, whose protein sequence is MARIIVVTSGKGGVGKTTSSAAIATGLAQRGKKTVVIDFDIGLRNLDLIMGCERRVVYDFVNVIQGDATLNQALIKDKRTENLHILPASQTRDKDALTREGVEKVLNGLKKLDFEFIICDSPAGIESGALMALYFADEAIITTNPEVSSVRDSDRILGIIASKSRRAERGEEPIKEQLLLTRYNPGRVTHGDMLSMEDVLEILCIPLIGVIPEDQSVLRSSNQGEPVILDPKSDAGKAYSDCVDRILGKNRPIRFIEEEKKGFLKRLFGG